The Coregonus clupeaformis isolate EN_2021a chromosome 8, ASM2061545v1, whole genome shotgun sequence genome has a segment encoding these proteins:
- the LOC121572877 gene encoding protein eva-1 homolog B-like, whose amino-acid sequence MTREVGKTEELVILLMNGVNQTEVKMEPIRKDMELLSNSMATYAHIKANPESFALYFMMGVCFGLLLALCLLVTGIACSTRRGRTKNKKAPPSPERRQLKSSEEDEEQENVDVEDGEEVEIPKVTVVPMSNQSNGTLRSVNVFASADELERARQLEERERIIREIWRNGQPDILATGTGTIG is encoded by the exons ATGACCAGAGAAGTCGGCAAAACAGAAGAACTTGTAATATTGTTGATGAATGGTGTCAACCAAACAGAGGTCAAAATGGAACCAATTAGAAAAGACATGGAGCTGCTAAGTAACAGCATGGCGACCTATGCTCACATCAAAG CCAACCCAGAGAGCTTTGCTTTGTACTTCATGATGGGTGTGTGTTTTGGCCTGCTCCTGGCCCTGTGCCTCCTGGTCACCGGCATCGCCTGTAGCACCCGTCGTGGTCGCACCAAGAACAAGAAGGCTCCCCCCTCCCCAGAAAGGAGACAACTGAAGTCTAGCGAAGAAGATGAGGAACAGGAGAACGTGGATGTGGAAGACGGGGAGGAGGTTGAGATCCCTAAAGTGACTGTGGTGCCCATGAGCAACCAATCAAACGGTACTTTGAGGAGTGTGAACGTGTTTGCGTCGGCGGATGAGCTGGAGAGGGCGAGGCAACTGGAGGAGAGGGAGCGCATCATCAGAGAAATCTGGAGAAACGGGCAGCCTGATATACTGGCCACTGGGACAGGGACCATCGGATAG
- the lsm10 gene encoding U7 snRNA-associated Sm-like protein LSm10 produces the protein MEVSHSIRERTIAENSLVILLQGLQGEVTNVDLRDESTAQGRVVNVDAFMNLRLEEVLYRDRRGRLSQLADLFITGRNVRYVHIPDHVDIMETIQTQLTRIRRVRNFASEKGGRKEYLKKKN, from the exons ATGGAGGTGTCTCATTCGATCAGGGAGCGGACCATAGCAGAGAACAGCCTGGTGATCCTTCTCCAGGGGCTTCAGGGGGAGGTGACCAACGTGGACCTGAGGGATGAGAGCACAGCGCAGGGACGTGTGGTCAATGTGGATGCCTTCATGAACTTGCGTCTGGAGGAG GTGCTGTACCGGGACCGTCGCGGCCGGCTCAGTCAGCTGGCCGATCTGTTTATCACGGGCAGGAACGTGCGCTACGTCCACATCCCCGACCACGTGGACATCATGGAGACCATACAGACCCAGCTGACCAGGATCAGACGCGTTCGCAACTTTGCCAGCGAGAAAGGGGGCAGGAAGGAGTATCTAAAGAAAAAGAACTGA